One window from the genome of Trabulsiella odontotermitis encodes:
- the recB gene encoding exodeoxyribonuclease V subunit beta, with the protein MTDTAEPLDPLRLPLTGERLIEASAGTGKTYTIAALYLRLLLGLGEENAFPRPVNVEELLVVTFTEAATEELRGRIRSNIHELRIACLRGRSDNPLYTSLLNEIDDRQHAADVLMLAERQMDEAAVFTIHGFCQRMLSLNAFESGMLFEQQLIEDESRLRYQACADFWRRHCYPLSRDIAGVIHASWKGPHELLKSIDRYLQGEAPQIKSPPASDETLASRHQRILTQINEVKAQWQAAVADIGDIIERSGINRQKFNRTNQTKYIEKVNTWAAEETTSYALPDALEKFSQSFLRERTKPEGDVPVHPLFTTIETLLSQPLTLNDLVITQAMVEIRDAVAREKRRRGELGFDDMLSRLDDALRSENGDALAAAIRQRFPVAMIDEFQDTDPQQYRIFRRIWRQQPDTALLLIGDPKQAIYAFRGADIFTYMKARGDVTAHYTLDTNWRSAPGMVESVNRLFSQMDNPFMFREIPFQAVNAAEKNHALRFEIAGENQSAMNLWLMPGNGVSAGDYQTLMAQLCATQIRDWLTAGQQGKALLWREEKPEPVKASDITVLVRNRQEAALIRDALNLLAIPSVYLSNRDSVFETPEAQEMLWVLQAVLAPERESLLRSALATALFGLNAQDIDQLNQDELAWDALVEEFAAWRLLWQQRGVMPMLRALMSARHMAENLLATPGGERRLTDILHISELLQEAASQLESEHALVRWLAQHIAEPDTNAASQQMRLESDKHLVQIVTIHKSKGLEYPLVWLPFIARFRKQDQAFYHDRHSFEAVLDLREGEESLELAEAERLAEDLRLLYVALTRAIWHCSLGIAPLTSRRSDKPGDTDVHHSALGRLVQKGEVMDAAGLEASLRALCNEHIALMRPGTVDNTRWQAPETTLTSLSVREVTRRVSDDWRVTSYSGLQQHGHSVAQDLLPRLDIDAAGAGEIPEAAQLTPHQFPRGASPGTFLHSLFEELDFTQPVSPEWMREQLQSGGYDESWTPVLTQWLDTVLQTPLPGAGIALRELSARQKQVELEFYLPIEQMLEPQALDALIRHYDPLSAGCPPLDFRQVRGMLKGFIDLVFRHDGRYYLLDYKSNWLGDSGEAYTQQAMAQAMQSHRYDLQYQLYSLALHRYLRHRIADYDYDRHFGGVIYLFLRGVDSREPGQGIFTTRPVRALVDGMDNLFAGTTPEVAQ; encoded by the coding sequence ATGACCGATACCGCTGAGCCCCTTGATCCCCTGCGCCTGCCGCTTACCGGCGAGCGCCTGATTGAAGCCTCTGCGGGCACCGGAAAAACGTATACCATCGCCGCGCTTTATCTGCGGCTGTTGCTCGGGCTGGGCGAGGAAAATGCCTTCCCCCGCCCGGTCAACGTCGAAGAGCTGCTGGTGGTCACCTTTACCGAGGCTGCCACCGAGGAGCTGCGCGGTCGTATCCGCAGCAATATCCATGAATTGCGCATCGCCTGCCTGCGCGGGCGGTCTGATAATCCGCTTTATACCAGCCTGCTGAACGAGATTGATGACAGGCAGCATGCGGCAGATGTGCTGATGCTGGCAGAGCGCCAGATGGACGAAGCCGCCGTGTTTACCATTCACGGCTTTTGTCAGCGCATGCTGAGCCTGAATGCCTTTGAATCCGGCATGCTGTTTGAACAACAGCTCATCGAAGATGAATCCCGGCTACGCTACCAGGCCTGTGCCGATTTCTGGCGCCGCCATTGTTACCCGCTCTCCAGAGACATCGCTGGCGTGATCCACGCCTCGTGGAAAGGGCCGCACGAGCTGCTCAAATCCATCGACCGCTATCTGCAGGGCGAAGCGCCGCAGATTAAATCTCCCCCTGCCAGCGACGAAACGCTGGCCTCTCGTCATCAGCGTATCCTGACACAAATCAATGAGGTCAAAGCGCAATGGCAGGCCGCGGTTGCCGACATTGGCGACATTATCGAGCGGTCGGGCATCAACCGGCAGAAATTTAACCGCACTAATCAGACGAAATATATTGAAAAGGTGAACACCTGGGCGGCGGAAGAAACGACCAGCTACGCGCTACCGGATGCGCTGGAGAAATTTTCGCAATCGTTCCTGCGCGAACGCACGAAGCCGGAAGGCGACGTGCCGGTACACCCGCTGTTTACCACCATTGAAACCCTGCTGTCGCAACCACTGACGCTGAACGACCTGGTGATCACGCAGGCGATGGTCGAGATCCGCGACGCTGTCGCCCGTGAAAAACGCCGCCGTGGCGAGCTGGGTTTTGACGATATGCTGAGCCGTCTGGATGACGCGTTGCGCAGTGAAAACGGCGATGCGCTGGCTGCTGCTATCCGACAGCGATTCCCGGTGGCGATGATCGATGAGTTCCAGGATACCGACCCGCAGCAGTACCGTATTTTCCGCCGTATCTGGCGGCAACAACCGGATACCGCACTGTTACTGATAGGCGACCCCAAACAGGCTATTTACGCGTTCCGCGGCGCGGATATTTTCACTTATATGAAAGCGCGCGGCGACGTGACAGCACACTACACGCTGGACACCAACTGGCGTTCGGCGCCGGGTATGGTGGAGAGCGTGAATCGCCTGTTCAGCCAGATGGACAACCCCTTCATGTTCCGCGAGATCCCGTTTCAGGCGGTGAACGCGGCAGAGAAAAACCACGCGCTGCGTTTTGAAATCGCCGGAGAAAACCAGTCGGCCATGAATCTGTGGCTGATGCCCGGGAATGGCGTCAGCGCGGGCGATTATCAGACGCTGATGGCGCAACTGTGCGCCACGCAAATCCGCGACTGGCTGACGGCAGGGCAGCAGGGCAAGGCGCTGCTGTGGCGCGAAGAAAAGCCAGAGCCGGTGAAAGCGTCAGATATTACCGTGCTGGTGCGAAATCGCCAGGAAGCCGCGCTTATCCGCGACGCGCTCAATTTGCTGGCGATCCCTTCTGTCTATCTGTCGAATCGCGATAGCGTGTTCGAAACCCCGGAAGCTCAGGAGATGCTCTGGGTACTGCAGGCGGTCCTGGCGCCGGAGCGCGAGAGTCTGTTACGCAGCGCACTGGCTACCGCGCTGTTTGGGCTGAACGCGCAGGATATCGATCAACTGAATCAGGATGAGCTTGCCTGGGATGCGCTGGTGGAAGAGTTTGCCGCCTGGCGTCTGTTATGGCAGCAGCGCGGCGTTATGCCAATGCTGCGCGCGCTGATGAGTGCACGTCATATGGCGGAAAACCTGCTGGCGACGCCGGGAGGCGAGCGCCGCTTAACCGATATTCTGCACATCAGCGAATTGTTGCAGGAAGCCGCATCCCAACTGGAAAGCGAGCACGCACTGGTACGCTGGCTGGCCCAGCATATTGCTGAACCGGATACCAACGCCGCCAGCCAGCAGATGCGGCTGGAAAGCGATAAACATCTGGTGCAGATCGTTACGATCCATAAATCGAAAGGGCTGGAATATCCGCTGGTCTGGCTGCCTTTTATCGCCCGTTTTCGCAAGCAGGATCAGGCGTTTTATCATGACCGACACTCCTTTGAGGCGGTGCTCGATTTACGCGAGGGCGAAGAGAGCCTCGAACTGGCGGAGGCTGAGCGGCTGGCGGAAGATTTGCGTCTCCTCTATGTCGCCTTAACCCGCGCAATTTGGCACTGCAGCCTCGGCATTGCACCACTGACCAGCCGCCGCAGTGACAAACCTGGCGACACAGATGTTCATCACAGTGCGCTGGGGCGACTGGTGCAGAAAGGCGAAGTGATGGATGCCGCGGGTCTGGAGGCGAGCCTGCGCGCGCTCTGCAACGAACATATAGCGCTAATGCGACCCGGCACGGTGGATAACACACGCTGGCAGGCGCCTGAAACAACGCTGACATCGCTTTCGGTGCGCGAGGTGACGCGCCGCGTCAGCGATGACTGGCGCGTCACCAGTTATTCCGGTTTGCAACAACACGGTCACAGCGTGGCGCAGGATCTGCTGCCGCGACTGGATATCGATGCCGCAGGCGCAGGTGAGATCCCCGAGGCTGCGCAATTAACGCCGCACCAGTTTCCGCGCGGTGCCTCACCGGGGACGTTCCTGCACAGCCTGTTTGAAGAACTCGATTTTACCCAGCCTGTCTCCCCCGAGTGGATGCGCGAACAGTTACAGTCAGGCGGCTATGACGAGAGCTGGACGCCGGTGTTAACGCAGTGGCTGGACACCGTGTTGCAGACGCCGTTGCCTGGCGCCGGGATTGCGCTACGGGAACTGAGCGCCAGGCAGAAACAGGTAGAGCTGGAGTTTTATCTGCCGATTGAGCAGATGCTCGAGCCGCAGGCGCTGGATGCGTTGATCCGCCATTACGATCCGCTGTCGGCGGGCTGTCCGCCACTGGATTTTCGCCAGGTACGCGGCATGCTGAAAGGCTTTATCGACCTGGTTTTCCGCCATGACGGGCGCTACTACCTGCTGGATTACAAATCAAACTGGCTGGGTGACAGTGGCGAAGCCTATACGCAACAGGCGATGGCGCAGGCGATGCAGTCGCACCGCTACGATCTGCAGTATCAGCTTTACAGCCTCGCGCTGCATCGCTATCTGCGTCATCGCATCGCGGACTACGACTACGACCGTCACTTTGGCGGCGTTATCTATTTGTTCCTGCGCGGTGTGGACAGCCGTGAACCCGGGCAGGGCATTTTTACCACTCGCCCGGTACGCGCGCTGGTCGATGGCATGGATAACCTGTTTGCCGGTACAACGCCGGAGGTGGCGCAATGA
- the recD gene encoding exodeoxyribonuclease V subunit alpha, with the protein MKMTELLLSAVEHKQLRHLDVQFAMMLASPEENPALALAAAILSRDAGEGHVCLPLSRLCVDEKLNGVAREIWTQLFAQAGDPQQWQDLLLETPAVSQGDAPTPLILSGERLYLNRMWRNELTVARFFSEHNQPILVNETRLSETLAGLFTPGEGVDWQKVAAAVALTRRISVISGGPGTGKTTTVARLLAALIQMSGDERCRIRLAAPTGKAAARLTESLGSALRKLPLSEEQKALFPTDASTLHRLLGAQPGSQRMRYHADNPLHLDVLVVDEASMIDLPMMARLIDALPPHGRVIFLGDRDQLASVEAGAVLGDICAWVNAGYTAERAAEISRLIGTEIPAGEGTHAGGLRDSLCLLQKSYRFGSHSGIGQLAQAVNKGDKSAVSQAFRQGFDDITLKPLRTRDEYETMLNDAQAGYARYLQCLRDNASPEVILAAFGEFQLLSALREGPYGVSGLNEQLERVLTRQRWITLPKHSRWYEGRPVMISRNDSALGLFNGDIGVALDRGQGLRVWFMMPDGTVKSFQPSRLPEHETAWAMTVHKSQGSEFDHAALILPAQPTPLLTRELVYTAITRARQRLSLYADENLLAQAIVARTERRSGLAAFFAG; encoded by the coding sequence ATGAAGATGACCGAACTGTTGCTGAGCGCAGTAGAGCATAAACAACTGCGCCATCTGGACGTTCAGTTCGCCATGATGCTGGCTTCGCCGGAAGAGAATCCGGCACTGGCGCTGGCGGCGGCGATCCTCAGCCGCGACGCCGGAGAAGGGCACGTCTGTCTGCCGCTGTCTCGCCTGTGTGTGGATGAAAAGCTCAACGGCGTCGCCCGCGAAATCTGGACGCAGTTATTTGCGCAAGCGGGAGATCCGCAGCAGTGGCAGGATCTGCTACTGGAGACGCCGGCGGTCAGCCAGGGCGACGCACCCACGCCGCTCATTCTCTCTGGCGAGCGGTTATACCTGAACCGCATGTGGCGTAACGAACTGACGGTAGCCCGTTTCTTTAGCGAACATAATCAACCGATCCTCGTCAATGAAACTCGCCTGAGTGAGACACTGGCGGGGTTGTTTACGCCAGGCGAAGGCGTGGACTGGCAAAAAGTGGCAGCGGCGGTGGCGTTGACCCGGCGCATTTCTGTCATCTCCGGCGGGCCGGGAACCGGCAAAACTACCACCGTGGCGAGACTGCTGGCGGCGCTTATTCAGATGTCAGGAGACGAACGCTGTCGGATCCGTCTGGCGGCGCCAACCGGAAAAGCGGCGGCACGACTGACTGAGTCTCTCGGTAGTGCGCTGCGTAAACTCCCGTTAAGTGAAGAACAAAAAGCGCTGTTCCCTACTGACGCCAGCACGTTGCATCGCTTGCTGGGCGCGCAACCGGGTAGCCAGCGGATGCGTTATCATGCGGATAACCCGCTGCATCTGGACGTATTAGTGGTCGATGAAGCTTCAATGATCGATCTACCGATGATGGCGCGCCTGATTGACGCGCTGCCGCCGCACGGACGGGTGATTTTTCTCGGCGATCGCGATCAACTGGCGTCCGTGGAAGCGGGAGCAGTGCTGGGCGATATCTGCGCGTGGGTCAACGCCGGATATACGGCAGAGCGTGCAGCAGAGATCAGCAGGCTGATCGGCACGGAAATCCCGGCCGGGGAAGGAACCCACGCGGGCGGACTGCGCGACAGCCTCTGCCTGTTGCAAAAGAGCTACCGTTTTGGCAGCCATTCCGGTATTGGACAGCTGGCGCAGGCCGTCAATAAAGGCGATAAATCAGCCGTCAGCCAGGCGTTTCGCCAGGGTTTTGACGATATCACTCTTAAACCGCTGCGCACCCGTGACGAGTATGAAACCATGCTCAACGATGCACAGGCCGGGTATGCGCGCTATCTGCAGTGCCTACGGGACAACGCGAGCCCGGAGGTGATCCTCGCCGCGTTTGGTGAATTTCAGTTGCTGTCGGCGCTGCGTGAAGGGCCGTACGGCGTCAGCGGTCTGAATGAACAGCTTGAGCGGGTGCTGACGCGTCAGCGCTGGATCACGCTGCCGAAGCATTCCCGCTGGTATGAGGGGCGTCCGGTGATGATCTCGCGCAACGACAGTGCGCTGGGGCTGTTTAACGGTGATATTGGCGTGGCGCTCGATCGCGGTCAGGGGCTTCGCGTCTGGTTTATGATGCCGGATGGCACGGTGAAATCATTCCAGCCCAGCCGCTTACCGGAGCACGAAACCGCGTGGGCGATGACAGTGCATAAATCGCAGGGATCCGAGTTTGATCATGCGGCGCTGATCCTGCCTGCACAGCCCACGCCGCTGCTGACTCGCGAACTGGTCTACACCGCGATCACCCGCGCCCGTCAGCGACTGTCGTTATATGCTGATGAAAACCTGTTGGCGCAGGCGATTGTGGCGCGTACCGAACGGCGCAGCGGTCTGGCGGCGTTTTTTGCCGGGTAG
- the ptrA gene encoding pitrilysin has protein sequence MPRNTWFSVFVLFFALWAPVSQADTGWQPIQETIRKSDKDTRQYQAVRLDNGMVVLLVSDKQAVKSLSALVVPVGSLEDPEAHPGLAHYLEHMTLMGSKKYPQPDSLAEFLKMHGGSHNASTAPYRTAFYLEVENDALEGAVDRLADAIAAPVLDKKYAERERNAVNSELTMARTRDGMRMAQVSAETINPAHPGARFSGGNLETLSDKPGSPVHDALLAFRDKFYSANLMKAVIYSNKPLPVLAQLAAETYGRVPNKNIERPEINVPVVTDAQKGIIIHYVPALPRKVLRVEFRIDNNTAQFRSKTDELVTYLIGNRSPGTLSDWLQKQGLVEGIRADSDPVVNGNSGVLAISATLTDKGLTHRNDVVAAIFSYLNLLREKGVDKRYFDELAHVLDLDFRYPSINRDMDYVEWLADTMIRVPVEHTLDAVNIADKYDADAVKARLAMMTPQNARVWYISPKEPHNKTAYFVDAPYQVDKISAEQFAIWQKKSNQLALSLPELNPYIPDDFTLNTPAKKYDRPQLIENQPSLRVVYMPSRYFPDEPKADITMILRNPKAMASARNQVIFALNDYLAGIALDQLANQAAVGGISFSTGANNGLMLNANGYTQRLPQLFQELLKAYFSYTPTQEQLDQAKSWYAQMMDSAEKGKAYDQAIMPVQMLSQVPYFQRETRRELLPSITLDEVMRYRDTLKANGRPEFMVVGNMTTEQSKTLASAVQAELGANGNEWCRNQDVVVDKKQSVIFEKAGSSTDSALAAVFAPPNVDEYSSSAAASLLGQIVQPWFYNQLRTEEQLGYAVFAFPMNVGRQWGMGFLLQSSDKQPAYLWERYKAFFPIAEAKLRAMKPEEFAQIQQAVIAQMTQAPQTLGDEASQLSKDFDRGNMRFDSRDKVVAQIKLLTPQKLADFFHQTVVEPQGMAILSQVSGSQNGKVDYVHPQGWKVWENVSTLQQTLPLMRANE, from the coding sequence ATGCCCCGCAACACCTGGTTTAGCGTTTTTGTTCTGTTTTTTGCCCTCTGGGCGCCCGTCAGTCAGGCAGACACAGGATGGCAGCCAATACAGGAAACCATCCGCAAAAGTGACAAAGATACCCGTCAGTATCAGGCCGTGAGGCTTGATAACGGCATGGTCGTGCTACTGGTGTCCGATAAGCAGGCGGTAAAATCACTTTCTGCGCTGGTGGTGCCGGTAGGGTCGCTGGAAGATCCCGAAGCGCATCCGGGCCTCGCGCACTATCTCGAGCATATGACGCTGATGGGGTCCAAAAAATACCCGCAGCCGGACAGCCTCGCCGAATTTCTCAAAATGCACGGTGGCAGCCATAACGCCAGTACCGCGCCTTACCGTACTGCGTTTTATCTCGAAGTCGAAAACGATGCGCTGGAAGGCGCGGTCGATCGTCTGGCCGATGCCATTGCCGCGCCCGTTCTGGACAAAAAATACGCCGAACGTGAACGCAACGCGGTGAACTCAGAACTGACGATGGCGCGTACCCGTGACGGGATGCGCATGGCGCAGGTCAGTGCAGAAACCATCAACCCGGCACACCCTGGCGCACGGTTCTCCGGCGGCAACCTCGAAACACTCAGCGACAAGCCCGGTAGTCCGGTGCACGATGCGCTGCTCGCGTTTCGCGACAAGTTTTACTCAGCGAACCTGATGAAGGCGGTGATTTACAGCAATAAACCGTTGCCGGTGCTGGCGCAACTCGCGGCAGAGACCTACGGACGCGTACCGAACAAAAATATTGAAAGGCCGGAAATCAACGTACCGGTGGTCACTGATGCCCAGAAAGGGATCATCATCCATTACGTTCCTGCGCTACCCCGCAAAGTGCTGCGCGTTGAATTCCGCATTGATAACAATACCGCGCAGTTTCGCAGCAAAACCGACGAACTGGTGACCTACCTGATCGGCAACCGTAGTCCGGGAACTCTCTCGGACTGGCTGCAAAAACAGGGTCTGGTCGAAGGCATTCGTGCGGATTCCGACCCGGTAGTGAACGGCAACAGCGGCGTACTGGCGATCTCCGCCACGCTGACCGACAAAGGGCTCACTCACCGTAACGATGTGGTGGCGGCGATCTTCAGCTACCTCAATCTGCTGCGGGAAAAGGGCGTTGATAAACGCTATTTCGACGAGCTGGCGCACGTGCTGGATCTCGATTTCCGTTATCCTTCCATCAATCGCGATATGGATTACGTCGAATGGCTGGCGGACACCATGATCCGCGTGCCGGTGGAACACACGCTCGATGCGGTCAATATCGCCGACAAATATGATGCCGACGCGGTGAAAGCGCGTCTGGCGATGATGACGCCGCAAAACGCGCGCGTCTGGTATATCAGCCCGAAAGAGCCGCACAACAAAACCGCGTATTTCGTCGATGCGCCGTATCAGGTCGATAAAATCAGCGCGGAGCAATTCGCCATCTGGCAGAAGAAAAGCAACCAGCTTGCGCTGAGTCTGCCTGAGCTCAACCCCTATATTCCCGACGATTTCACGCTGAATACCCCGGCGAAAAAATACGATCGTCCGCAGCTTATCGAAAATCAGCCCTCGCTGCGCGTGGTGTATATGCCGAGCCGCTATTTCCCCGATGAGCCGAAAGCGGATATCACGATGATCCTGCGCAACCCGAAAGCGATGGCCAGCGCCCGTAATCAGGTGATTTTTGCCCTGAACGACTATCTCGCCGGGATCGCGCTCGATCAACTGGCGAATCAGGCGGCTGTCGGCGGGATCAGCTTCTCCACTGGTGCCAATAATGGCCTGATGCTCAACGCCAACGGCTACACTCAGCGGCTGCCGCAGCTTTTTCAGGAATTATTGAAAGCGTATTTCAGCTACACGCCAACCCAGGAACAGCTGGATCAAGCCAAATCCTGGTATGCGCAGATGATGGATTCCGCCGAGAAGGGCAAAGCCTACGATCAGGCCATCATGCCGGTCCAGATGCTGTCGCAGGTACCGTATTTCCAGCGGGAAACGCGCCGCGAACTGTTGCCATCCATCACGCTCGATGAAGTTATGCGTTATCGCGACACACTGAAAGCCAACGGGCGACCGGAATTTATGGTGGTGGGCAACATGACCACTGAGCAGTCGAAAACGCTGGCCAGCGCGGTGCAGGCTGAGCTTGGTGCCAACGGCAACGAGTGGTGCCGTAATCAGGATGTCGTGGTGGATAAAAAGCAGTCTGTCATCTTTGAAAAAGCCGGAAGCAGTACGGATTCCGCGCTGGCCGCTGTTTTTGCGCCGCCAAATGTGGACGAATACAGTAGCTCGGCGGCGGCATCGCTGTTGGGGCAAATTGTGCAGCCCTGGTTCTACAACCAGTTGCGTACGGAAGAACAGCTCGGCTACGCCGTCTTTGCTTTCCCGATGAACGTCGGGCGCCAGTGGGGGATGGGTTTCCTGCTGCAAAGCAGCGACAAGCAACCCGCGTATCTGTGGGAGCGCTATAAAGCGTTCTTCCCGATAGCCGAAGCGAAACTGCGGGCGATGAAGCCGGAAGAATTTGCGCAAATCCAGCAGGCGGTGATTGCCCAGATGACGCAGGCACCACAAACGTTGGGTGATGAAGCGTCGCAGCTCAGCAAAGATTTCGATCGCGGTAATATGCGTTTCGATTCACGTGATAAAGTAGTGGCTCAGATTAAACTGCTGACGCCGCAAAAACTTGCCGATTTCTTCCATCAGACGGTGGTTGAGCCGCAGGGTATGGCGATACTTTCTCAGGTTTCCGGCAGCCAGAACGGGAAAGTGGACTATGTTCACCCGCAGGGCTGGAAGGTCTGGGAAAACGTCAGCACATTGCAGCAAACCTTACCTCTGATGAGAGCGAATGAATGA
- the amiC gene encoding N-acetylmuramoyl-L-alanine amidase AmiC — MSGSQSAVSRRRLLKGAGAMWLLSVSQLGLAAVSQVVAVRVWPSSTYTRVTVESSQVLKYRQFALSNPERVVVDIEGVNLNSVLKGMGAQIRADDPYIKSARVGQFDPQTVRMVFELKQNVKPQLFALAPVAGFKERLVMDLYPANAQEIQDPLLALLEDYNKGDLEKQVPPAQSGPQPGKAGRDRPIVIMLDPGHGGEDSGAVGKYRTREKDVVLQIARRLRALIEKEGNMKVFMTRNEDIFIPLKVRVAKAQKQRADLFVSIHADAFTSRQPSGSSVFALSTKGATSTAAKYLAETQNASDLIGGVSKSGDRYVDHTMFDMVQSLTISDSLKFGKAVLQKLGKINDLHKNQVEQAGFAVLKAPDIPSILVETAFISNVEEERKLKTATFQQQVAESILAGIKAYFADGATLARRG, encoded by the coding sequence ATGTCGGGAAGTCAGTCAGCAGTAAGCCGCCGCCGTTTATTGAAGGGGGCTGGCGCCATGTGGTTATTAAGCGTGAGTCAACTTGGCCTTGCCGCTGTCAGTCAGGTGGTGGCGGTGCGCGTCTGGCCATCGTCCACTTATACACGTGTGACGGTGGAATCCTCGCAGGTGCTGAAATACCGCCAGTTTGCGCTGAGTAACCCTGAGCGCGTGGTGGTGGATATCGAAGGGGTCAATCTGAACTCGGTGCTGAAAGGCATGGGAGCGCAGATCCGTGCTGACGATCCGTACATTAAATCCGCACGCGTGGGCCAGTTTGATCCGCAAACGGTGCGGATGGTGTTTGAACTTAAGCAGAACGTTAAACCGCAGTTGTTCGCGCTGGCGCCGGTCGCCGGATTCAAAGAACGACTGGTGATGGATCTCTATCCGGCTAATGCACAGGAAATTCAGGATCCGCTGCTGGCATTGCTCGAAGATTATAATAAGGGCGATCTGGAAAAACAGGTGCCGCCTGCGCAGAGTGGTCCACAGCCAGGTAAAGCGGGGCGCGATCGCCCGATTGTCATCATGCTCGATCCCGGTCACGGTGGTGAAGATTCTGGTGCCGTGGGGAAATACCGCACCCGCGAAAAAGATGTGGTGTTGCAGATTGCCCGCCGCCTTCGGGCGCTCATCGAGAAAGAGGGCAATATGAAGGTGTTCATGACGCGCAACGAGGATATCTTCATTCCGCTGAAAGTACGCGTGGCGAAGGCGCAGAAGCAGCGCGCCGACCTGTTTGTCTCCATTCACGCGGATGCGTTCACCAGCCGCCAGCCGAGCGGTTCGTCGGTGTTTGCGCTCTCTACCAAAGGCGCGACCAGTACTGCGGCAAAATACCTGGCGGAAACGCAGAACGCCTCGGATCTCATTGGTGGCGTGAGTAAGAGTGGTGATCGTTATGTCGATCATACGATGTTTGATATGGTGCAGTCGCTGACCATCTCTGATAGCCTGAAATTTGGCAAGGCGGTACTGCAGAAACTCGGGAAGATCAACGACCTGCATAAGAATCAGGTGGAACAGGCGGGCTTTGCGGTACTGAAAGCGCCTGACATCCCGTCGATTCTGGTTGAGACGGCGTTTATCAGTAACGTTGAAGAAGAGCGCAAGCTGAAAACCGCGACCTTCCAGCAACAGGTGGCAGAGTCGATTCTGGCGGGAATTAAAGCCTACTTCGCCGATGGCGCGACGCTGGCAAGACGAGGTTAA
- the argA gene encoding amino-acid N-acetyltransferase — translation MVKERRTELVEGFRHSVPYINAHRGKTFVIMLGGEAIEHENFSSIVNDIGLLHSLGIRLVVVYGARPQIDANLITHHYEPMYHKHIRVTDDTTLELVKQAAGTLQLDITARLSMSLNNTPLQGAHINVVSGNFIIAQPLGVDDGVDYCHSGRIRRIDEEAIHRQLENGAIVLMGPVAVSVTGESFNLTSEEIATQLAIKLKAEKMIGFCSSQGVYGEDGEILPELFPNEAQARLEALEADGDYHSGTVRFLRGAVKACRSGVRRSHLISYQEDGALLQELFSRDGIGTQIVMESAEQIRRATINDIGGILELIRPLEQQGILVRRSREQLEMEIDKFTIIQRDNTTIACAALYPFPEEKIGEMACVAVHPDYRSSSRGEVLLNRIASQAKQMGLSKLFVLTTRSIHWFQERGFTPVDIELLPDSKKEMYNYQRRSKVLMADLR, via the coding sequence GTGGTGAAGGAACGTAGAACCGAACTGGTTGAAGGATTTCGCCATTCCGTCCCCTATATTAACGCGCATCGGGGAAAAACGTTTGTCATCATGCTGGGCGGGGAAGCCATCGAGCATGAGAATTTTTCCAGCATTGTCAACGACATTGGTCTGCTTCACAGCCTGGGGATCCGGCTGGTGGTGGTGTATGGCGCACGTCCGCAGATTGACGCCAATCTGATCACCCATCACTACGAACCGATGTATCACAAGCATATTCGCGTGACGGATGACACAACCCTCGAACTGGTTAAACAGGCGGCAGGTACTCTGCAGCTCGACATTACCGCGCGTCTGTCGATGAGCCTCAACAACACGCCGTTGCAGGGGGCGCATATTAACGTGGTGAGCGGGAATTTTATCATCGCGCAGCCGCTGGGCGTGGACGACGGTGTGGATTATTGCCACAGCGGACGCATTCGCCGCATTGATGAAGAAGCCATTCACCGCCAGTTAGAAAACGGCGCTATCGTGCTGATGGGGCCGGTGGCGGTCTCGGTCACGGGTGAAAGCTTTAATCTGACGTCGGAAGAGATTGCCACGCAGCTGGCTATCAAGCTGAAAGCAGAGAAGATGATTGGCTTCTGCTCTTCGCAGGGGGTGTACGGCGAAGATGGTGAAATCCTGCCGGAACTTTTCCCGAACGAAGCCCAGGCGCGGCTTGAGGCGCTGGAGGCCGATGGCGACTACCACTCCGGCACCGTACGTTTCCTGCGCGGGGCGGTAAAAGCCTGCCGCAGCGGCGTACGCCGTAGCCATCTGATCAGCTATCAGGAAGACGGCGCGCTGTTACAGGAGCTCTTCTCCCGTGATGGTATCGGGACACAGATTGTCATGGAAAGCGCCGAGCAGATCCGTCGCGCGACCATCAATGACATCGGCGGCATTCTTGAGCTGATCCGCCCGCTTGAGCAGCAGGGCATTCTGGTGCGCCGTTCGCGGGAGCAACTGGAGATGGAGATCGATAAATTCACCATTATCCAGCGCGATAACACCACCATCGCCTGCGCTGCACTCTATCCGTTCCCGGAAGAGAAAATTGGCGAAATGGCCTGCGTGGCGGTGCATCCGGACTACCGCAGTTCGTCGCGTGGCGAAGTGCTGCTTAACCGCATTGCCAGCCAGGCGAAACAGATGGGGCTCAGCAAACTGTTTGTGTTGACCACGCGCAGCATTCACTGGTTCCAGGAGCGCGGCTTCACGCCGGTGGACATTGAGCTGCTGCCGGACAGCAAAAAAGAGATGTACAACTATCAGCGCCGCTCAAAAGTGCTGATGGCCGATTTGCGCTGA